From a region of the Zingiber officinale cultivar Zhangliang chromosome 4B, Zo_v1.1, whole genome shotgun sequence genome:
- the LOC121976340 gene encoding DNA repair protein REV1-like isoform X1: MGSKSSDRPSTSVSSFASAAASGGSLKRSRNRTPQNPLRSTTKRKSPFADFGSYMAEKNRKLGAQFRADAASVSSLGADGAPVDSEEDKGVFRGVSIFVDGFTIPSSQELRGYMLRHGGRFENYFSRDTVTHIICSNLPNSKMRNLRAFSHGLPVVRPEWVLHSLAANRLLSWAPYQLVHGACKQQKLSTYFHHQRISTSSDAKGSINHDEAIKVGQNHSVVPTDGQTSECGGISIQVGDVACLKSEEFSQARDANQEPSASNMVHSTLTDPNFVENYFKNSRLHFIGTWRNRYRQRFSKLLTGVKSSNENLKCHSTKQKTAIIHIDMDCFFVSVIIRNFPDLVHKPVAVCHSDNPRGTAEISSANYVARNFGVKAGIFVRDAKVCCPNLVILPYDFEAYQEVAEQFYNILHKHCSKVQALSCDEAFLDVTECDVDPEDIALAIRKEIAETTRCTASAGIAENLLLARLATRSAKPNGQRFLPSEKVEDYLNDLPVMELPGIGYATHEKLKKRQIQTCGQMRMTQKEGLQKDFGEKIGDMLWNYCRGIDNRNVGEVQEAKSIGAEVNWGIRFNDMTDCNHFLINLCKEVSLRLQGCGVQGRTVTLKVKKRKHGAAEPLKFMGCGDCQNMSRSNTVPIAIDNEAALLRIAKKILSSFHIDVKEVRGIGLHLTKLESAKITRKGRENIAVWLSSPMHATRSKCKQISQSDRQCDNGDFSFSSGAPESGDLDSSHKLDQDKPTLLFQDAGSNCSSIKGADCVRPIRSSALPPLQDLDIDVVRNLPTEIILEMDVLYKGELSDLISKSKGNNCLTHVCSSTVSLIDASTNSADTGISDAHIDSVKLGLDSKDKGKMPICENVESISYVDQVTMEPKLFDLMPASLSQADASVLEQMPEDVKADVHGLLPLHRELKVSKDFYTCFDFPSCVQFPDPHLKTHLWSGDPPWWVEKFNTSKNILLNVISRHAKSSKDIRLSSILQSVAPFLLPVCELSNEVYAEAICWLHELLAQYIVLKIGSDIEEIYNCFCFLKRISPSSKILLLVYNSALPLFQALVNENYGGKLRLSVIQTTDE, encoded by the exons ATGGGCTCTAAATCCTCAGATCGGCCCTCCACCTCGGTCTCCTCTTTCGCCTCTGCAGCTGCATCTGGTGGCTCCCTGAAGAGGAGCAGAAACCGAACCCCACAAAATCCCCTCCGCTCGACGACCAAGAGAAAATCTCCTTTCGCCGACTTCGGAAG TTACATGGCGGAAAAGAACCGGAAGCTGGGAGCTCAATTTCGAGCGGATGCCGCCTCCGTTTCGTCACTCGGCGCCGATGGCGCTCCCGTCGATTCCGAAGAAGATAAGGGCGTCTTTCGTGGGGTCTCCATTTTCGTCGATGGTTTTACCATCCCATCCAGTCAG GAACTGAGGGGGTACATGCTGAGGCATGGTGGGCGATTTGAAAATTACTTCTCGAGAGATACAGTGACTCATATCATATGCAGCAATTTACCCAATAGTAAAATGAGAAACCTTCG TGCGTTCAGCCATGGGTTACCTGTCGTGAGACCTGAGTGGGTGCTGCACAGCCTGGCGGCCAATAGACTCTTGAGTT GGGCTCCATATCAGCTTGTACATGGTGCATGCAAACAACAGAAACTCTCAACTTACTTTCATCACCAGAGGATTTCAACCAGCAGCGATGCTAAAGGTTCTATAAATCATGATGAGGCAATTAAGGTTGGTCAAAATCATTCGGTGGTACCAACCGATGGCCAAACATCTGAATGTGGAGGGATAAGCATTCAGGTTGGTGATGTGGCATGCTTGAAAAGTGAAGAATTTTCTCAAGCAAGAGATGCAAATCAAGAACCCTCTG CTTCCAATATGGTACATTCAACTCTTACAGATCCCAATTTTGTGGAGAACTACTTCAAG AATTCCAGGCTGCATTTTATTGGGACATGGAGAAACAGGTACAGACAGCGATTTTCAAAATTGCTTACTGGAGTTAAAAGCAGCAATGAAAATTTGAAGTGTCATTCAACCAAGCAGAAAACTGCAATCATACACATTGATatg GACTGCTTTTTCGTTTCGGTGATTATAAGAAACTTCCCAGATTTGGTCCATAAGCCTGTAGCAGTGTGTCACTCTGACAACCCCAGAGGAACTGCTGAAATATCATCTGCCAATTATGTGGCAAGAAATTTTG GTGTTAAGGCTGGGATTTTTGTCAGAGATGCCAAAGTTTGCTGCCCTAATCTTGTTATATTGCCTTATGACTTTGAGGCTTATCAAGAG GTGGCTGAGCAATTCTACAACATACTACATAAACATTGCAGCAAAGTTCAG GCATTAAGCTGTGATGAAGCATTTTTAGATGTGACAGAATGTGATGTTGATCCTGAAGACATAGCATTGGCCATTAGGAAGGAAATTGCTGAGACTACACGTTGTACAGCCAGTGCAGGAATTGCTGAGAATTTGCTTCTTGCTCGTTTGGCTACTAGGTCTGCAAAACCTAATGGCCAGCGATTCCTTCCATCTGAAAAG GTAGAAGACTACTTAAATGATCTTCCTGTCATGGAACTTCCTGGCATTGGGTATGCTACACATGAGAAGCTTAAGAAGAGGCAAATTCAAACCTGTGGTCAAATGCGCATGACTCAAAAG GAAGGTTTGCAGAAGGACTTTGGTGAAAAAATTGGTGACATGCTGTGGAATTATTGTCGCGGAATTGATAATCGAAATGTTGGAGAAGTTCAG GAagcaaaatctattggtgctgaAGTTAATTGGGGAATTAGGTTCAATGATATGACAGAT TGTAATCATTTCCTCATCAATCTCTGCAAGGAGGTCTCATTACGGCTTCAGGGATGTGGAGTACAAGGTCGTACTGTTACATTGAAG GTGAAAAAAAGAAAGCACGGAGCAGCTGAGCCGTTAAAGTTCATGGGCTGTGGGGACTGCCAAAATATGAGCCGGTCCAATACG GTACCTATTGCCATAGATAATGAAGCTGCCCTTCTGAGAATAGCGAAGAAAATTTTGTCTTCTTTTCACATTG ATGTCAAGGAAGTCCGAGGCATTGGTTTGCATTTAACAAAGCTTGAGAGTGCAAAAATTACTAGGAAAG GTCGTGAGAATATAGCAGTATGGCTCAGTTCTCCTATGCATGCAACAAGAAGCAAATGCAAACAAATTAGTCAGTCTGACAGACAATGTGATAATGGAg atttttcattttctagtggGGCACCAGAATCAGGAGATTTAGACAGTTCACATAAGCTAGATCAGGACAAGCCTACTCTGCTCTTTCAAGATGCAGGATCTAATTGCTCTTCGATTAAGGGTGCTGATTGTGTCAGACCAATTAGATCATCAGCATTGCCTCCTTTACAAGATCTTGATATAGATGTGGTTAGGAATCTCCCTACTGAAATTATATTAGAAATGGATGTTCTTTACAAGGGGGAATTATCTGATCTTATCAGCAAGAGCAAAGGGAACAATTGCTTGACCCACGTATGCTCCTCTACTGTATCCTTGATAGATGCAAGCACTAACAGTGCTGACACAGGCATATCTGATGCACATATTGATTCTGTGAAACTGGGTCTAGATTCAAAAGACAAAGGGAAAATGCCTATCTGTgag aaTGTGGAGAGTATCAGCTATGTAGATCAAGTAACGATGGAGCCTAAACTGTTTGATTTAATGCCTGCATCTCTAAGCCAGGCAGATGCTTCAGTTCTTGAACAGATGCCTGAAGATGTGAAAGCTGATGTACATGGCCTACTTCCACTTCACAGAGAATTAAAGGTCTCTAAAGATTTTTATACTTGCTTCGACTTTCCAAGCTGTGTACAATTTCCAGATCCTCACTTGAAAACCCATCTTTGGTCGGGTGATCCACCATGGTGGGTGGAGAAATTTAATACAAGCAAGAACATTCTTCTGAACGTTATTTCTAGGCATGCCAAATCCAGCAAGGATATTCGTCTTTCATCTATTTTGCAGTCTGTAGCTCCATTCCTGTTGCCAGTTTGTGAATTAAGCAATGAAGTATATGCTGAAGCAATCTGTTGGTTACATGAGCTTCTTGCACAGTATATTGTTCTAAAAATTGGGTCTGATATTGAGGAGATTTATAATTGCTTTTGTTTTCTAAAACG GATCTCACCATCATCAAAAATTTTATTGCTAGTATACAATAGTGCACTTCCTCTTTTCCAG
- the LOC121976340 gene encoding DNA repair protein REV1-like isoform X2, with translation MGSKSSDRPSTSVSSFASAAASGGSLKRSRNRTPQNPLRSTTKRKSPFADFGSYMAEKNRKLGAQFRADAASVSSLGADGAPVDSEEDKGVFRGVSIFVDGFTIPSSQELRGYMLRHGGRFENYFSRDTVTHIICSNLPNSKMRNLRAFSHGLPVVRPEWVLHSLAANRLLSWAPYQLVHGACKQQKLSTYFHHQRISTSSDAKGSINHDEAIKVGQNHSVVPTDGQTSECGGISIQVGDVACLKSEEFSQARDANQEPSASNMVHSTLTDPNFVENYFKNSRLHFIGTWRNRYRQRFSKLLTGVKSSNENLKCHSTKQKTAIIHIDMDCFFVSVIIRNFPDLVHKPVAVCHSDNPRGTAEISSANYVARNFGVKAGIFVRDAKVCCPNLVILPYDFEAYQEVAEQFYNILHKHCSKVQALSCDEAFLDVTECDVDPEDIALAIRKEIAETTRCTASAGIAENLLLARLATRSAKPNGQRFLPSEKEGLQKDFGEKIGDMLWNYCRGIDNRNVGEVQEAKSIGAEVNWGIRFNDMTDCNHFLINLCKEVSLRLQGCGVQGRTVTLKVKKRKHGAAEPLKFMGCGDCQNMSRSNTVPIAIDNEAALLRIAKKILSSFHIDVKEVRGIGLHLTKLESAKITRKGRENIAVWLSSPMHATRSKCKQISQSDRQCDNGDFSFSSGAPESGDLDSSHKLDQDKPTLLFQDAGSNCSSIKGADCVRPIRSSALPPLQDLDIDVVRNLPTEIILEMDVLYKGELSDLISKSKGNNCLTHVCSSTVSLIDASTNSADTGISDAHIDSVKLGLDSKDKGKMPICENVESISYVDQVTMEPKLFDLMPASLSQADASVLEQMPEDVKADVHGLLPLHRELKVSKDFYTCFDFPSCVQFPDPHLKTHLWSGDPPWWVEKFNTSKNILLNVISRHAKSSKDIRLSSILQSVAPFLLPVCELSNEVYAEAICWLHELLAQYIVLKIGSDIEEIYNCFCFLKRISPSSKILLLVYNSALPLFQALVNENYGGKLRLSVIQTTDE, from the exons ATGGGCTCTAAATCCTCAGATCGGCCCTCCACCTCGGTCTCCTCTTTCGCCTCTGCAGCTGCATCTGGTGGCTCCCTGAAGAGGAGCAGAAACCGAACCCCACAAAATCCCCTCCGCTCGACGACCAAGAGAAAATCTCCTTTCGCCGACTTCGGAAG TTACATGGCGGAAAAGAACCGGAAGCTGGGAGCTCAATTTCGAGCGGATGCCGCCTCCGTTTCGTCACTCGGCGCCGATGGCGCTCCCGTCGATTCCGAAGAAGATAAGGGCGTCTTTCGTGGGGTCTCCATTTTCGTCGATGGTTTTACCATCCCATCCAGTCAG GAACTGAGGGGGTACATGCTGAGGCATGGTGGGCGATTTGAAAATTACTTCTCGAGAGATACAGTGACTCATATCATATGCAGCAATTTACCCAATAGTAAAATGAGAAACCTTCG TGCGTTCAGCCATGGGTTACCTGTCGTGAGACCTGAGTGGGTGCTGCACAGCCTGGCGGCCAATAGACTCTTGAGTT GGGCTCCATATCAGCTTGTACATGGTGCATGCAAACAACAGAAACTCTCAACTTACTTTCATCACCAGAGGATTTCAACCAGCAGCGATGCTAAAGGTTCTATAAATCATGATGAGGCAATTAAGGTTGGTCAAAATCATTCGGTGGTACCAACCGATGGCCAAACATCTGAATGTGGAGGGATAAGCATTCAGGTTGGTGATGTGGCATGCTTGAAAAGTGAAGAATTTTCTCAAGCAAGAGATGCAAATCAAGAACCCTCTG CTTCCAATATGGTACATTCAACTCTTACAGATCCCAATTTTGTGGAGAACTACTTCAAG AATTCCAGGCTGCATTTTATTGGGACATGGAGAAACAGGTACAGACAGCGATTTTCAAAATTGCTTACTGGAGTTAAAAGCAGCAATGAAAATTTGAAGTGTCATTCAACCAAGCAGAAAACTGCAATCATACACATTGATatg GACTGCTTTTTCGTTTCGGTGATTATAAGAAACTTCCCAGATTTGGTCCATAAGCCTGTAGCAGTGTGTCACTCTGACAACCCCAGAGGAACTGCTGAAATATCATCTGCCAATTATGTGGCAAGAAATTTTG GTGTTAAGGCTGGGATTTTTGTCAGAGATGCCAAAGTTTGCTGCCCTAATCTTGTTATATTGCCTTATGACTTTGAGGCTTATCAAGAG GTGGCTGAGCAATTCTACAACATACTACATAAACATTGCAGCAAAGTTCAG GCATTAAGCTGTGATGAAGCATTTTTAGATGTGACAGAATGTGATGTTGATCCTGAAGACATAGCATTGGCCATTAGGAAGGAAATTGCTGAGACTACACGTTGTACAGCCAGTGCAGGAATTGCTGAGAATTTGCTTCTTGCTCGTTTGGCTACTAGGTCTGCAAAACCTAATGGCCAGCGATTCCTTCCATCTGAAAAG GAAGGTTTGCAGAAGGACTTTGGTGAAAAAATTGGTGACATGCTGTGGAATTATTGTCGCGGAATTGATAATCGAAATGTTGGAGAAGTTCAG GAagcaaaatctattggtgctgaAGTTAATTGGGGAATTAGGTTCAATGATATGACAGAT TGTAATCATTTCCTCATCAATCTCTGCAAGGAGGTCTCATTACGGCTTCAGGGATGTGGAGTACAAGGTCGTACTGTTACATTGAAG GTGAAAAAAAGAAAGCACGGAGCAGCTGAGCCGTTAAAGTTCATGGGCTGTGGGGACTGCCAAAATATGAGCCGGTCCAATACG GTACCTATTGCCATAGATAATGAAGCTGCCCTTCTGAGAATAGCGAAGAAAATTTTGTCTTCTTTTCACATTG ATGTCAAGGAAGTCCGAGGCATTGGTTTGCATTTAACAAAGCTTGAGAGTGCAAAAATTACTAGGAAAG GTCGTGAGAATATAGCAGTATGGCTCAGTTCTCCTATGCATGCAACAAGAAGCAAATGCAAACAAATTAGTCAGTCTGACAGACAATGTGATAATGGAg atttttcattttctagtggGGCACCAGAATCAGGAGATTTAGACAGTTCACATAAGCTAGATCAGGACAAGCCTACTCTGCTCTTTCAAGATGCAGGATCTAATTGCTCTTCGATTAAGGGTGCTGATTGTGTCAGACCAATTAGATCATCAGCATTGCCTCCTTTACAAGATCTTGATATAGATGTGGTTAGGAATCTCCCTACTGAAATTATATTAGAAATGGATGTTCTTTACAAGGGGGAATTATCTGATCTTATCAGCAAGAGCAAAGGGAACAATTGCTTGACCCACGTATGCTCCTCTACTGTATCCTTGATAGATGCAAGCACTAACAGTGCTGACACAGGCATATCTGATGCACATATTGATTCTGTGAAACTGGGTCTAGATTCAAAAGACAAAGGGAAAATGCCTATCTGTgag aaTGTGGAGAGTATCAGCTATGTAGATCAAGTAACGATGGAGCCTAAACTGTTTGATTTAATGCCTGCATCTCTAAGCCAGGCAGATGCTTCAGTTCTTGAACAGATGCCTGAAGATGTGAAAGCTGATGTACATGGCCTACTTCCACTTCACAGAGAATTAAAGGTCTCTAAAGATTTTTATACTTGCTTCGACTTTCCAAGCTGTGTACAATTTCCAGATCCTCACTTGAAAACCCATCTTTGGTCGGGTGATCCACCATGGTGGGTGGAGAAATTTAATACAAGCAAGAACATTCTTCTGAACGTTATTTCTAGGCATGCCAAATCCAGCAAGGATATTCGTCTTTCATCTATTTTGCAGTCTGTAGCTCCATTCCTGTTGCCAGTTTGTGAATTAAGCAATGAAGTATATGCTGAAGCAATCTGTTGGTTACATGAGCTTCTTGCACAGTATATTGTTCTAAAAATTGGGTCTGATATTGAGGAGATTTATAATTGCTTTTGTTTTCTAAAACG GATCTCACCATCATCAAAAATTTTATTGCTAGTATACAATAGTGCACTTCCTCTTTTCCAG
- the LOC121976340 gene encoding DNA repair protein REV1-like isoform X3, protein MQQFTQYAFSHGLPVVRPEWVLHSLAANRLLSWAPYQLVHGACKQQKLSTYFHHQRISTSSDAKGSINHDEAIKVGQNHSVVPTDGQTSECGGISIQVGDVACLKSEEFSQARDANQEPSASNMVHSTLTDPNFVENYFKNSRLHFIGTWRNRYRQRFSKLLTGVKSSNENLKCHSTKQKTAIIHIDMDCFFVSVIIRNFPDLVHKPVAVCHSDNPRGTAEISSANYVARNFGVKAGIFVRDAKVCCPNLVILPYDFEAYQEVAEQFYNILHKHCSKVQALSCDEAFLDVTECDVDPEDIALAIRKEIAETTRCTASAGIAENLLLARLATRSAKPNGQRFLPSEKVEDYLNDLPVMELPGIGYATHEKLKKRQIQTCGQMRMTQKEGLQKDFGEKIGDMLWNYCRGIDNRNVGEVQEAKSIGAEVNWGIRFNDMTDCNHFLINLCKEVSLRLQGCGVQGRTVTLKVKKRKHGAAEPLKFMGCGDCQNMSRSNTVPIAIDNEAALLRIAKKILSSFHIDVKEVRGIGLHLTKLESAKITRKGRENIAVWLSSPMHATRSKCKQISQSDRQCDNGDFSFSSGAPESGDLDSSHKLDQDKPTLLFQDAGSNCSSIKGADCVRPIRSSALPPLQDLDIDVVRNLPTEIILEMDVLYKGELSDLISKSKGNNCLTHVCSSTVSLIDASTNSADTGISDAHIDSVKLGLDSKDKGKMPICENVESISYVDQVTMEPKLFDLMPASLSQADASVLEQMPEDVKADVHGLLPLHRELKVSKDFYTCFDFPSCVQFPDPHLKTHLWSGDPPWWVEKFNTSKNILLNVISRHAKSSKDIRLSSILQSVAPFLLPVCELSNEVYAEAICWLHELLAQYIVLKIGSDIEEIYNCFCFLKRISPSSKILLLVYNSALPLFQALVNENYGGKLRLSVIQTTDE, encoded by the exons ATGCAGCAATTTACCCAATA TGCGTTCAGCCATGGGTTACCTGTCGTGAGACCTGAGTGGGTGCTGCACAGCCTGGCGGCCAATAGACTCTTGAGTT GGGCTCCATATCAGCTTGTACATGGTGCATGCAAACAACAGAAACTCTCAACTTACTTTCATCACCAGAGGATTTCAACCAGCAGCGATGCTAAAGGTTCTATAAATCATGATGAGGCAATTAAGGTTGGTCAAAATCATTCGGTGGTACCAACCGATGGCCAAACATCTGAATGTGGAGGGATAAGCATTCAGGTTGGTGATGTGGCATGCTTGAAAAGTGAAGAATTTTCTCAAGCAAGAGATGCAAATCAAGAACCCTCTG CTTCCAATATGGTACATTCAACTCTTACAGATCCCAATTTTGTGGAGAACTACTTCAAG AATTCCAGGCTGCATTTTATTGGGACATGGAGAAACAGGTACAGACAGCGATTTTCAAAATTGCTTACTGGAGTTAAAAGCAGCAATGAAAATTTGAAGTGTCATTCAACCAAGCAGAAAACTGCAATCATACACATTGATatg GACTGCTTTTTCGTTTCGGTGATTATAAGAAACTTCCCAGATTTGGTCCATAAGCCTGTAGCAGTGTGTCACTCTGACAACCCCAGAGGAACTGCTGAAATATCATCTGCCAATTATGTGGCAAGAAATTTTG GTGTTAAGGCTGGGATTTTTGTCAGAGATGCCAAAGTTTGCTGCCCTAATCTTGTTATATTGCCTTATGACTTTGAGGCTTATCAAGAG GTGGCTGAGCAATTCTACAACATACTACATAAACATTGCAGCAAAGTTCAG GCATTAAGCTGTGATGAAGCATTTTTAGATGTGACAGAATGTGATGTTGATCCTGAAGACATAGCATTGGCCATTAGGAAGGAAATTGCTGAGACTACACGTTGTACAGCCAGTGCAGGAATTGCTGAGAATTTGCTTCTTGCTCGTTTGGCTACTAGGTCTGCAAAACCTAATGGCCAGCGATTCCTTCCATCTGAAAAG GTAGAAGACTACTTAAATGATCTTCCTGTCATGGAACTTCCTGGCATTGGGTATGCTACACATGAGAAGCTTAAGAAGAGGCAAATTCAAACCTGTGGTCAAATGCGCATGACTCAAAAG GAAGGTTTGCAGAAGGACTTTGGTGAAAAAATTGGTGACATGCTGTGGAATTATTGTCGCGGAATTGATAATCGAAATGTTGGAGAAGTTCAG GAagcaaaatctattggtgctgaAGTTAATTGGGGAATTAGGTTCAATGATATGACAGAT TGTAATCATTTCCTCATCAATCTCTGCAAGGAGGTCTCATTACGGCTTCAGGGATGTGGAGTACAAGGTCGTACTGTTACATTGAAG GTGAAAAAAAGAAAGCACGGAGCAGCTGAGCCGTTAAAGTTCATGGGCTGTGGGGACTGCCAAAATATGAGCCGGTCCAATACG GTACCTATTGCCATAGATAATGAAGCTGCCCTTCTGAGAATAGCGAAGAAAATTTTGTCTTCTTTTCACATTG ATGTCAAGGAAGTCCGAGGCATTGGTTTGCATTTAACAAAGCTTGAGAGTGCAAAAATTACTAGGAAAG GTCGTGAGAATATAGCAGTATGGCTCAGTTCTCCTATGCATGCAACAAGAAGCAAATGCAAACAAATTAGTCAGTCTGACAGACAATGTGATAATGGAg atttttcattttctagtggGGCACCAGAATCAGGAGATTTAGACAGTTCACATAAGCTAGATCAGGACAAGCCTACTCTGCTCTTTCAAGATGCAGGATCTAATTGCTCTTCGATTAAGGGTGCTGATTGTGTCAGACCAATTAGATCATCAGCATTGCCTCCTTTACAAGATCTTGATATAGATGTGGTTAGGAATCTCCCTACTGAAATTATATTAGAAATGGATGTTCTTTACAAGGGGGAATTATCTGATCTTATCAGCAAGAGCAAAGGGAACAATTGCTTGACCCACGTATGCTCCTCTACTGTATCCTTGATAGATGCAAGCACTAACAGTGCTGACACAGGCATATCTGATGCACATATTGATTCTGTGAAACTGGGTCTAGATTCAAAAGACAAAGGGAAAATGCCTATCTGTgag aaTGTGGAGAGTATCAGCTATGTAGATCAAGTAACGATGGAGCCTAAACTGTTTGATTTAATGCCTGCATCTCTAAGCCAGGCAGATGCTTCAGTTCTTGAACAGATGCCTGAAGATGTGAAAGCTGATGTACATGGCCTACTTCCACTTCACAGAGAATTAAAGGTCTCTAAAGATTTTTATACTTGCTTCGACTTTCCAAGCTGTGTACAATTTCCAGATCCTCACTTGAAAACCCATCTTTGGTCGGGTGATCCACCATGGTGGGTGGAGAAATTTAATACAAGCAAGAACATTCTTCTGAACGTTATTTCTAGGCATGCCAAATCCAGCAAGGATATTCGTCTTTCATCTATTTTGCAGTCTGTAGCTCCATTCCTGTTGCCAGTTTGTGAATTAAGCAATGAAGTATATGCTGAAGCAATCTGTTGGTTACATGAGCTTCTTGCACAGTATATTGTTCTAAAAATTGGGTCTGATATTGAGGAGATTTATAATTGCTTTTGTTTTCTAAAACG GATCTCACCATCATCAAAAATTTTATTGCTAGTATACAATAGTGCACTTCCTCTTTTCCAG